Part of the candidate division KSB1 bacterium genome, GTCAACATGATGACGGAAGCCGCTGGAGGCGCTGCTAAACTGGCTGAAACAATGGACCAGGTCAGCAGCTGGGAAATGACTATGCATATGATGCCTCCGGATATGCCTGAAGGTATGGAAGGTCCCATGACGATGCCGATGACGATTACAGTCAAAAGACCTAACAAAATTCGTATGGATACATATGGAGCGGACGGCAATGTCTCAAGCTCATCATGTTTTGATGGGACCATGGGATGGAGTATGCAAATGGGTCAAAAAATGGAGATGCCTGAAGCCCAACTGCAGGAATATGAAACGATGGCCGCTACCTGGCTTGACGGATTCGTAAACCACCAGGACAAAGGACTCACCTTAGAGCTGCTTGCAGACGAGATGGTAGATGAACAAAATTATATGGTGCTTCAGGTTACCGATAAACATGGCAGCGCCCAAAAATACTACATCAACCCCGAATCACATTATATAGAAAGACAGGCCGGTGAAATGGCCAATATGGCTGGCGGGAAAGAACAGATGACCATGACATTTAAGGATTATAAGATGGTGGACGGTGTCGCCATGTGTCATCATGTCGCCCAGCACAATGCAGAAGGAGAGATGATCTGGGAAGCCACTTTGAAAGAAGTCAAGAACAACACGGGTGTGGAAGATGCAACCTTTATGGCCGAGCCAATGTCCATGAAATAAAACATTGCAAAATCTTTAATAATTGTTTTTAAAAGGCGATGGCTAACCCATCGCCTTTTTTTTGTTGATATATTTTCATCAATACTTTTAATTTTTGGACATACATCAAAATCTACTTGACTTTTCGAGAAATTAATTTATAAATTCTTGTTGAAATAGTTGTTTATTCCAACAACTATTTCTTCTATTGCCTGGATTTGTGAGTATTTTGGCCCGAGCTAAATTTAAGACTTGAAAATTCACAGGAGAAAAAATTAATGGCGCAGACTAAGGATCAACTGGAACTTGAAAAACATGGAATTAAGAATGTAAATAATATATATCGGAATCTAACGACTCCGGCACTTTACGAACATGCGATCAGAAGACAGGAGGGCCACTTGTCCCACCTGGGGCCCCTCATAGTTAGCACGGGCCAACACACTGGCCGGGCACCCAATGATAAATTCCTCGTAAAAGAACCAACCAGCGAAAAAAATATATGGTGGGGCAAAGTCAACGTCTCCTTTGACAAGGTCAGATTTGAAAGCCTTCATCAGCGAGTCCTGGCCTACTACGAAGGGAAAGATGTTTTCGTGCAGGACTGCTATGCCGGCGCGGATCCTGAATATAGATTATCCGTGCGTGTGGTCACAGAAACGGCCTGGCACAATATTTTTACCCGGAATATGTTTATCAAGGTTCCTTCTGAGGAGCTGGCAGGATTCAATCCGGACTTTACCATTCTAAACGCGCCTGATTTTAAAGCCGTCCCGGAGAGAGACGGGACAAACTCAGAAGTTTTCGTCATTTTAAATTTAGAAAAAAAGCTCGTACTCATCGGCGGAACCAGCTATGCCGGGGAAATCAAGAAATCTGTTTTTACAATTATGAATTATGTTTTGCCTCTGGATGGTCATGGAAAAGGCACGCCCATCATGTCGATGCACTGTTCGGCAAATGTTGGTGATAAAGGAGATGTCGCCCTGTTTTTTGGACTGTCCGGGACCGGCAAGACCACGCTGTCCGCTGATCCGAATCGTGGACTCATTGGCGACGATGAACACGGTTGGAGCGATAATGGCGTTTTTAATTTCGAGGGCGGCTGCTATGCCAAAGTCATTCGATTATCGCAACAAGCTGAACCGGAAATTTATCAGTGCACGCGTACATTCGGAACGATTTTAGAAAATGTTGTTTACGATCCCGATTCCCGGCTCCTGGATTTAGATAATGCGTCATTGACCGAGAATACCCGGGCCGGCTATCCGCTCACCCATATCCCGAATGCTGTCCTTCCAAGTGTTGCCGGACACCCAAAAAATATTATTATGTTAACAGCGGATGCTTTTGGAGTCATGCCGCCTATTGCTAAATTGACTCAGGAACAGGCCATGTACCATTTTCTCTCCGGCTACACTGCAAAAGTCGCCGGGACTGAAAAGGGGTTAGGCAGCGAGCCCCAGGCAGCCTTCAGCACATGTTTTGGCGCCCCGTTTATGGCCCTGCATCCAACCGTTTATGCGAAGCTACTTGGCGAAAACATGGCCAAACATAATGTCGATTGCTGGTTGGTGAACACAGGCTGGAGTGGGGGGCCCTACGGCGTTGGCAGTCGAATGAAAATTGCCTACACACGGGCAATGGTGACCGCCGCTTTAGATGGCTCGCTCGTAAATATTCCAACTGAGGAAGACCCCATATTTGGTGTGCATATTCCGACTTCGTGTCCAAATGTGCCTTCGGAGGTGCTTAAACCAAGAAACACCTGGCAAGACAAATCGTCGTATGATGAACATGCCCAAAAGCTCGCCGAAATGTTTAAGAAAAACTTTGAACAATTTGAAGAACAAGTCTCGCAGGAGGTCAAAGAAGCAGGGCCAAAATAGTTATGCCCCGAAAAATCAGGTTTGAAGATTCTATAAAGGTATCGGATCAGGCAGTTGAGGAAATTGTAGCCTGGCTAAAAGGATTTAATGAAACAGTTGCGGTCAGGAATGTAGAAGCTGATCCGGAATTTCAGAAAATTGATGTAGATTTAATTTGGGTTACTCAAAAACGTGAGTACAAAATAGAAATCAAGGCAGATCAATGGCACAATACCGGCAACTTTTTCTTTGAGACCCACAGCAACAAAGAGAAAAATACCCCCGGGTGCTTCCTTTATACCGAAGCTGATTTTGTTTTTTACTATTTTATTGTTCCTCAAACTTTATACTGCTTACCAATGCCTCGGACAAGGGAGTGGTTTCAATCTAAAATGCATAAGTTTAAGGAAAGTTCGACTACAACACCTGTTTACAGCGAGACGTATACTACAGTGGGCCGGTTGGTTCCGATTGATAAAGTTATGAAACAGGTTTCCGGCGTAAAGAAAATTCACCTTAAAAGATAAATTCATGTTTTTTTAACTCCGAATTTTCCTTAGATTCG contains:
- a CDS encoding phosphoenolpyruvate carboxykinase — its product is MAQTKDQLELEKHGIKNVNNIYRNLTTPALYEHAIRRQEGHLSHLGPLIVSTGQHTGRAPNDKFLVKEPTSEKNIWWGKVNVSFDKVRFESLHQRVLAYYEGKDVFVQDCYAGADPEYRLSVRVVTETAWHNIFTRNMFIKVPSEELAGFNPDFTILNAPDFKAVPERDGTNSEVFVILNLEKKLVLIGGTSYAGEIKKSVFTIMNYVLPLDGHGKGTPIMSMHCSANVGDKGDVALFFGLSGTGKTTLSADPNRGLIGDDEHGWSDNGVFNFEGGCYAKVIRLSQQAEPEIYQCTRTFGTILENVVYDPDSRLLDLDNASLTENTRAGYPLTHIPNAVLPSVAGHPKNIIMLTADAFGVMPPIAKLTQEQAMYHFLSGYTAKVAGTEKGLGSEPQAAFSTCFGAPFMALHPTVYAKLLGENMAKHNVDCWLVNTGWSGGPYGVGSRMKIAYTRAMVTAALDGSLVNIPTEEDPIFGVHIPTSCPNVPSEVLKPRNTWQDKSSYDEHAQKLAEMFKKNFEQFEEQVSQEVKEAGPK